A window of the Brassica napus cultivar Da-Ae chromosome C5, Da-Ae, whole genome shotgun sequence genome harbors these coding sequences:
- the LOC106400896 gene encoding uncharacterized protein LOC106400896, with the protein MNWVQRKIYLYNVTFGLYMLDWWERYLFNGLVVVLMWFVAYNGTRYFSELFKRHLT; encoded by the exons ATGAACTGGGTTCAACGCAAAATCTACCTTTACAATGTCACGTTCGGGCTCTACATGCTTGATTGGTGGGAACGATACCTCTTCA ATGGTTTGGTGGTAGTCTTGATGTGGTTCGTAGCTTACAACGGTACACGCTACTTTTCTGAACTCTTCAAGAG GCATTTGACATGA
- the BNAC05G04480D gene encoding uncharacterized protein BNAC05G04480D: protein MVTTRSVVGAPLVVARSRRIPTTLKCFASTANSELLRSQLDRLHAEAESTRAKANSNRLRLLRLSEAAENLRRQASLHVQTGKENDARELLLQKKKVMQALDKAKARIELLDTLSSKLNEAISVKETQLIGNISLDLQVDSDNTSDGVHIVSPKPESTEEGHGNDQTDLGSQESQLIENNFEEHQETVGGTDNHALEEALTGSIFSEVSSYESFLENLDQKLGRIEGELVTVVNVASLVLSHEDKPKNLKVQQTSEILEEVRCVRQRIASIICKEANIS, encoded by the exons ATGGTGACGACGAGGAGCGTCGTCGGAGCTCCGTTGGTGGTTGCTCGGTCTAGACGGATTCCGACGACCCTCAAGTGCTTCGCTTCCACCGCGAACTCCGAGCTTCTCCGCTCCCAGCTCGATCGGCTTCACGCGGAGGCAGAGTCCACTCGTGCTAAAG CAAATAGTAATAGGTTGAGACTTTTGAGATTATCCGAAGCTGCAGAGAATCTACGGAGACAAGCTTCTCTTCATGTTCAGACAGGGAAAGAGAATGACGCAAGAGAGTTGCTTCTCCAGAAGAAGAAAGTCATGCAAGCTTTGGACAAGGCCAAAGCTCGTATCGAGTTGCTTGATACCCTTTCTTCAAAACTCAACGAG GCAATATCTGTCAAAGAAACACAGCTGATTGGGAACATATCTTTAGATCTCCAAGTAGATAGTGACAATACCTCAGATGGAGTTCACATTGTATCTCCAAAGCCTGAATCTACTGAAGAAGGGCATGGGAATGACCAAACTGACTTGGGTTCTCAGGAAAGTCAACTTATTGAAAACAACTTTGAGGAACACCAAGAAACTGTCGGTGGTACTGATAATCATGCACTGGAAGAGGCTTTAACTGGCAGCATCTTCAGTGAAGTGTCTTCTTACGAGTCTTTCCTGGAGAATCTAGACCAGAAACTTGGCAGAATCGAGGGTGAGCTAGTCACTGTTGTGAATGTTGCGTCGCTGGTGCTTAGTCATGAAGACAAACCCAAGAATCTAAAGGTTCAGCAAACATCAGAAATTCTTGAAGAGGTTCGTTGTGTGAGGCAAAG GATTGCAAGTATCATTTGCAAAGAAGCAAACATCAGTTAG
- the LOC106400894 gene encoding glycerol-3-phosphate acyltransferase 1 translates to MVFPELLVILAEWVLYRLLANSCYRAARKLRGYGFQLKNFLNLSKSQSQQNTSHLLNNQQQQQQNQDSLNPLFPSITKYEDTGCSVSPDDTLVCDIDGVLLRQLSSKHFHAFFPYFMLVAFEGGSIIRAIILLFSCSFLWALPQETKLKVLTFITFSGLKVKDMDNVSRSVLSKFFLESLNFQVYNVWARTEYSKVVFTSLPQVMVERFLREHLNADDVIGTKLQQIEVMGRKVYTGLTSGSLVKHRAAKDYFDNNNKKKPVLGIGSSSSVQDHTLISICKEVYVCNEEDSMNTLPRERYPKPLIFHDGRLAFLPTPSATLAMFTWLPIGFFLAVFRILIGVLLPYHVANFLAAISGVRITFKTHNLYNGPPEKGKSGVLYVCNHRTLLDPVFLTTSLGKPLTAVTYSLSKFSELIAPLKTVSLKRDRKKDGEAMQRLLSKGDLVVCPEGTTCREPYLLRFSPLFAELTEDIVPVAVDARVSMFYGTTASGLKCLDPIFFLMNPRPVYCIEVLKKLPKEMTCAGGKSSFEVANFIQGELARVLGFECTNLTRKDKYLVLAGNEGIVK, encoded by the exons ATGGTGTTTCCAGAGCTTCTAGTGATTCTAGCAGAATGGGTTCTTTACCGTCTTCTTGCTAACTCATGTTACAGAGCTGCAAGAAAGCTTAGAGGCTATGGTTTCCAGCTTAAAAACTTCTTAAACCTCTCCAAATCACAATCTCAACAAAACACTTCTCATCTTCTTAataatcaacaacaacaacaacaaaatcaagATTCTCTAAACCCTCTCTTCCCAAGCATTACAAAGTATGAAGACACAGGATGCTCTGTTTCTCCTGATGACACCTTGGTCTGTGACATCGATGGTGTTCTTTTAAGACAGCTTTCGAGCAAACACTTCCACGCCTTCTTCCCTTACTTCATGCTCGTAGCCTTCGAAGGAGGATCGATCATCAGAGCGATCATTCTCCTGTTCTCTTGTTCTTTCCTCTGGGCACTGCCGCAAGAAACCAAACTCAAAGTCCTCACTTTCATAACTTTCTCTGGTCTTAAAGTCAAAGACATGGACAACGTTTCAAGGTCGGTTCTATCCAAGTTCTTCCTCGAGAGCTTGAACTTCCAGGTTTACAACGTCTGGGCTCGAACTGAATACTCCAAAGTCGTGTTCACGAGCTTGCCTCAAGTGATGGTGGAGAGGTTTCTTAGAGAGCATCTCAACGCTGATGATGTGATTGGGACTAAACTGCAACAGATAGAAGTTATGGGGAGGAAAGTCTACACCGGCTTAACTTCAGGATCTCTCGTGAAACATAGAGCAGCCAAAGACTACTTTGATAACAATAACAAGAAGAAGCCTGTACTTGGTATTGGAAGCTCTTCAAGCGTTCAAGATCACACCTTAATCTCCATTTGCAAA GAAGTTTACGTTTGTAATGAAGAAGACTCTATGAACACTCTGCCTAGAGAAAGATACCCAAAGCCATTGATATTCCATGACGGGAGATTAGCTTTCTTGCCGACACCATCAGCCACACTCGCTATGTTCACATGGCTCCCTATCGGTTTCTTCCTAGCTGTCTTCAGGATCTTGATAGGAGTCTTGCTTCCTTACCACGTAGCCAACTTCTTGGCTGCTATCTCCGGCGTTAGGATCACTTTCAAGACTCACAACTTGTACAACGGCCCTCCAGAGAAAGGTAAGAGTGGGGTGTTGTATGTGTGCAACCATAGGACCCTTCTTGATCCTGTCTTTCTCACCACGTCTCTCGGCAAGCCCTTGACCGCGGTTACTTACAGCCTAAGCAAATTCTCCGAGCTCATTGCGCCTCTCAAGACCGTTAGCCTCAAGAGAGACAGGAAGAAAGACGGCGAGGCGATGCAAAGACTGCTGAGCAAAGGAGACCTAGTGGTTTGTCCTGAAGGGACTACTTGTCGAGAGCCTTATCTGCTGAGATTCAGTCCTTTGTTCGCTGAGTTAACCGAGGACATTGTTCCGGTGGCTGTGGATGCTAGAGTGAGCATGTTCTACGGGACGACCGCGAGTGGGCTCAAGTGTTTAGACCCTATCTTCTTTCTGATGAACCCTAGGCCGGTTTATTGTATTGAGGTTTTGAAGAAGTTGCCTAAAGAGATGACTTGTGCTGGAGGTAAGTCAAGCTTTGAAGTTGCAAATTTCATACAGGGAGAACTTGCTAGAGTTTTGGGATTTGAGTGCACTAATCTCACAAGGAAGGATAAGTACTTGGTTCTTGCCGGAAATGAAGGCAttgtcaaataa
- the LOC106402224 gene encoding uncharacterized protein LOC106402224, whose amino-acid sequence MELELPKRLYAEGSEPRVKKINNSCRMELIRDLKKAMCAEYDDVKRDPVFTHIMAIAENDLKFSGKLVDSFICRQLITSKLHEKWFVFARTPLRFSLQEYHAVTGLKITRETNSDVVKWKNDGGFWSNLLHTGGKITLQSIRKVHLQEVHTWTRLDRMRLIYLCVIVGVVMGRDEKVSIPHMYIKLVMDFDKVRKFHWGLHSYDFLLSSIEKAMKKLGKKESYIFEGFSYALQIWIMEAIPDFGEILGRRVSDSFKGPRCGNWKGVAKVSYEDIIELEDSLTKKDNFFSVISVTGNGDVFLDAQYTREGEMEDERVDLVLGRIRNKYDWSNTDWPVLDPEESKMEEPDSHDRGSEADKIVDHTDVVADEENSSVKVAGKGKRKFLDEGAETRKKKVLCKRSAEKFLTFGPETMSFIEGLIRTSVTSLGDVLSMQMANMERVFTERMGKMEIEVSQLKDAISLTGEGSYPSKKETEEAPLNSKAKEAPPKSKGAQAPPKSKGAQAQPKRKGDQPTPTKKDGKKIATETNDFDFGLSTQDLRDLSQATFVDGFDLSQVKVETLSKSKPFNMAPLQWNDEEMDRTKEDSPDAALVFFREEDWEKVRTWSTSSTPIRIGPATLDFEIANRLMDKSEWLNSLEIDAAMYVFRERTSLKRWRPHRVAFMTVVFSNMIKKEYGHLEAQGRKSYMLHNLLLQFGKGVLPPHGRTHEIWNIDVDRLYVPVHVSGNHWIALCISFVTRSIEVFDCSGKKRYKEVDGFANLIPRIVKAVQPMRHQKDFAVGAYTVSYVPVGNLNKSACDCGVYAVKFIECHALGLELSLLHDGNIIEARHRILWDLWEAANDPELIDRMSKYQSPECLSSTVEEIL is encoded by the exons ATGGAGCTGGAGCTACCTAAACGATTATATGCAGAGGGTTCAGAACCTCGGGttaagaagatcaacaacagTTGCCGCATGGAACTTATCAGAGATCTGAAGAAAGCTATGTGTGCAGAGTACGATGATGTGAAGAGAGATCCTGTTTTCACACATATCATGGCTATTGCCGAAAATGATCTCAAGTTCTCTGGGAAACTAGTGGATAGCTTCATATGTAGACAGCTGATTACCTCAAAGCTGCATGAGAAGTGGTTTGTTTTTGCGAGGACGCCTCTCCGGTTTTCGCTTCAGGAGTACCATGCTGTGACAGGCCTCAAGATTACACGGGAAACTAACAGTGACGTAGTGAAATGGAAAAACGACGGGGGTTTTTGGAGTAACCTACTGCACACAGGTGGTAAGATCACCTTGCAGTCGATCAGAAAGGTTCATCTACAAGAAGTTCACACTTGGACGCGGCTTGATAGGATGAGGTTGATCTACTTGTGTGTAATAGTGGGTGTGGTGAtggggagagatgagaaggtgTCCATCCCTCATATGTACATCAAGTTGGTGATGGATTTTGACAAGGTTCGGAAGTTCCATTGGGGTCTTCACTCGTATGATTTCCTGTTGAGTTCGATTGAGAAGGCAATGAAGAAGTTGGGTAAGAAGGAGAGCTACATTTTCGAGGGTTTCTCCTATGCTCTCCAGATTTGGATTATGGAGGCAATTCCTGATTTTGGAGAAATATTAGGCAGAAGAGTCTCAGACAGCTTCAAAGGTCCAAGGTGTGGCAATTGGAAAGGAGTTGCAAAAGTTTCTTATGAAGACATCATTGAGCTCGAGGACTCCTTAACTAAGAAG gataacttcttctcggTCATATCAGTGACTGGTAATGGTGATGTGTTTCTAGAtgctcagtacacaagggaggGTGAGATGGAAGATGAACGAGTGGACCTTGTTTTGGGGAGGATCAGGAACAAGTATGATTGGAGCAACACAGACTGGCCAGTTTTAGACCCTGAAGAGTCTAAAATGGAGGAACCCGACAGCCATGATAGAGGGTCAGAAGCTGATAAGATCGTGGATCATACGGATGTTGTAGCAGACGAGGAGAACTCTTCGGTTAAGGTCGCAGGAAAAGGCAAGAGAAAGTTTCTTGATGAAGGAGCAGagacaagaaagaagaaggtgCTGTGTAAGCGATCAGCAGAAAAGTTTCTGACTTTTGGTCCTGAAACTATGAGTTTCATTGAGGGTCTTATCCGCACATCTGTCACTTCATTGGGAGATGTGCTCAGTATGCAAATGGCGAATATGGAGAGGGTGTTTACAGAGAGGATGGGAAAGATGGAGATTGAGGTTTCACAGCTCAAGGACGCAATCAGTTTGACTGGTGAAGGAAGCTATCCTAGTAAGAAAGAAACTGAAGAAGCTCCACTAAACAGCAAAGCCAAGGAAGCTCCACCTAAGAGCAAAGGCGCTCAAGCTCCACCTAAGAGCAAAGGCGCTCAAGCTCAACCTAAGCGCAAAGGCGATCAACCTACTCCAACAAAAAAG GACGGGAAAAAGATTGCTACAGAAactaatgattttgattttggattgAGTACACAAGACTTGCGGGACCTGTCCCAAGCTACATTTGTTGACGGTTTTGATCTGTCTCAAGTGAAAGTTGAGACGTTAAGTAAATCGAAACCGTTTAACATGGCTCCACTGCAGTGGAATGATGAGGAAATGGATCGAACCAAAGAAGACTCGCCAGATGCCGCGTTGGTGTTTTTCCGTGAAGAGGATTGGGAAAAAGTTAGAACTTGGTCAACTTCCTCCAC ACCTATACGGATTGGACCTGCCactttagattttgagattgCTAATCGTCTTATGGATAAATCTGAGTGGTTAAATAGCTTG GAGATTGACGCTGCAATGTACGTATTCCGGGAGAGAACATCTTTGAAACGATGGAGACCTCATCGTGTCGCCTTCATGACTGTCGTCTTCAGCAATATGATTAAAAAAGAGTATGGTCATTTAGAAGCTCAGGGTAGAAAGAGCTACATGCTTCATAATTTGCTACTGCAGTTCGGTAAAGGAGTCCTTCCACCACATGGCAGGACACATGAGATATGGAATATAGATGTGGATCGCCTGTATGTCCCTGTTCATGTCAGTGGGAATCATTGGATCGCCTTGTGCATCAGTTTCGTGACGAGGAGCATTGAAGTGTTCGACTGCTCGGGTAAGAAAAGGTACAAGGAGGTGGATGGGTTCGCAAACCTTATTCCGCGTATTGTCAAGGCAGTTCAGCCTATGAGACACCAGAAGGATTTCGCAGTCGGTGCATATACTGTTTCCTATGTCCCCGTTGGGAATCTGAATAAAAGTGCATGCGACTGTGGCGTCTATGCAGTGAAGTTCATTGAGTGTCATGCGCTTGGATTGGAGTTGTCGTTGTTGCATGATGGTAACATTATCGAAGCTCGCCACAGGATTCTATGGGATCTTTGGGAAGCAGCTAATGATCCGGAATTGATTGATAGGATGTCAAAGTATCAATCCCCGGAGTGTCTCTCTTCGACTGTAGAAGAGATTTTGTGA
- the LOC106400088 gene encoding uncharacterized protein LOC106400088, producing MHIYTTCGVWEFGATTGWVFTADERGARLLLLESTSTLEDFKRMVLEDFDMEEDSLPDLELSYLPNELINTSTCPPVIIANDRQLQNFVCFVQKCVSTRLCVTSKAKVENLNEPDFDLNKSPADSTTAQEEGNSVDRGNEPAPVFVERQCEEKKEKIRRVEVDEDAYHADTMISAKEDVHKMSKFSVLNVVKKGQLFENKTLLKATFEICAMKHNFHYEVIKTDRQLWYVRCEDNACNWCVRAECLQDSEYFIIKKYVGEHTCAPSNKTKPGRTASAKTIGSLIMHRYEGVKEGPKCNDIIQIMLMDHGCEITKSLAWDAREYAVNAVRGIPERSYGKIPKYLHMLREANPGTHSSYEIDSKGRFRYLFIAFGQSLRGFNRVIRRVIVVDGTFLKNKYKGVLLVATAVDGNSNLYPLAFGVVDSENENSWEWFMRQLNSVIADDHHLAFISDRHAAIAKALETVYPTAKHGICIHHLLNNVVTYYHGKGLVGLVAKASKVYRVAEFEKIFANVCNISPAIGKYLRDAEVQKWARCQFSGYRYDIRTTNPAESINSALRSPREYPIIPLLDSIREMLTRWFYNRKKKISKHNHPLTEDVEKKIERRTEKGKRFAVYPVSDGRLLVRGDKIDCLVDLDRRTCSCGKYNLMKIPCRHAIKAGFHVGRQPHTLTDLFYTTEAWREAYHESINPIAVPEDAWSMPEDVVVDNVLPPESRKSVGRNRKRRYETVEDKLRSSQTSQKRQLRKCSRCGISGHNRATCKIPI from the coding sequence atgcatatctatacaACATGTGGTGTTTGGGAGTTTGGAGCAACCACGGGATGGGTTTTTACGGCTGATGAGAGAGGGGCTAGGCTACTGTTATTGGAATCAACTTCTACCTTAGAGGATTTTAAAAGAATGGTTTTGGAAGattttgatatggaagaagatagcTTACCCGATTTGGAGTTGAGTTATCTACCTAATGAGTTGATCAATACATCAACTTGTCCGcctgtgatcattgcaaatgATCGACAGCTTcagaattttgtttgttttgttcaaaAGTGTGTTTCTACTCGATTGTGTGTAACATCTAAAGCCAAAGTTGAGAATCTGAATGAACCAGACTTTGATCTTAACAAGTCGCCAGCTGATTCAACTACTGCTCAAGAGGAGGGAAACTCGGTTGATAGGGGGAATGAACCAGCTCCTGTGTTTGTTGAGAGGCAGTGcgaggaaaagaaagaaaagattagaAGAGTCGAAGTTGATGAGGATGCCTATCATGCCGATACCATGATCTCGGCCAAAGAGGACGTACATAAGATGTCAAAGTTTTCTGTGCTCAATGTTGTTAAGAAGGGACAATTGTTTGAGAACAAAACTTTGCTGAAGGCGACTTTTGAGATATGTGCAATGAAGCATAACTTTCACTATGAGGTTATCAAAACGGATAGACAACTTTGGTACGTTAGATGTGAGGATAATGCATGCAATTGGTGTGTTCGAGCAGAGTGTTTGCAGGATTCTGAATATTTCATTATCAAAAAGTATGTCGGTgaacatacatgtgcaccttcaaacaaaaccaaaccgggTAGGACTGCTTCGGCCAAAACTATAGGCAGTCTGATTATGCATAGGTATGAAGGGGTTAAGGAAGGGCCGAAATGCAATGATATAATACAGATTATGCTTATGGATCATGGCTGTGAGATCACGAAATCTTTAGCATGGGATGCTCGTGAATATGCGGTTAATGCTGTTAGAGGTATACCAGAGAGAAGTTATGGAAAAATACCGAAATACTTGCACATGCTCAGAGAGGCTAATCCGGGAACACATTCATCGTATGAGATTGACAGCAAAGGGAGATTTCGGTACCTGTTTATTGCATTTGGGCAATCGCTACGAGGATTTAACAGAGTCATAAGGAGGGTTATTGTGGTTGATGGCACTTTTCTGAAGAACAAATACAAAGGAGTTCTATTGGTTGCAACTGCTGTAGACGGAAATTCTAATTTGTATCCTCTTGCATTCGGAGTAGTCGACTCAGAGAATGAAaattcttgggaatggtttatgaGACAACTAAATAGTGTCATTGCTGATGATCATCATTTGGCTTTCATTTCGGATAGACATGCGGCCATTGCTAAGGCGCTTGAGACTGTGTATCCAACAGCTAAACATGGTATTTGCATTCAtcatttgttgaataatgtgGTAACATATTACCATGGGAAAGGACTTGTTGGGTTGGTTGCAAAGGCGTCCAAGGTTTATAGAGTTGCTGAGTTTGAAAAGATATTTGCTAATGTGTGTAATATCAGTCCGGCAATTGGAAAATACCTAAGGGATGCTGAAGTCCAAAAGTGGGCAAGATGTCAATTCTCTGGATATAGATATGACATAAGGACAACAAACCCTGCCGAATCCATCAACTCTGCTTTGCGTTCGCCGAGAGAGTATCCAATCATTCCCTTGTTGGACAGTATCAGAGAAATGCTGACTCGGTGGTTTTATAACCGTAAGAAAAAGATTTCAAAGCATAATCATCCTCTTACCGAAGATGTGGAGAAAAAGATTGAAAGGAGAACCGAGAAAGGCAAAAGATTTGCAGTTTACCCTGTCAGCGATGGTCGCTTGCTTGTTAGAGGTGATAAAATCGACTGCTTAGTTGATTTGGATAGACGTACTTGCTCATGTGGGAAGTACAACCTGATGAAGATACCTTGTCGGCACGCAATTAAAGCTGGGTTTCATGTTGGCAGACAGCCACACACATTAACTGATTTATTTTACACTACAGAAGCTTGGCGAGAAGCTTATCATGAAAGCATCAATCCTATTGCTGTTCCTGAGGATGCTTGGTCCATGCCAGAAGATGTTGTCGTGGACAATGTGCTACCACCAGAGTCAAGAAAATCAGTTGGAAGGAATAGAAAACGGAGATATGAAACTGTTGAAGATAAACTTCGGTCATCGCAAACATCACAAAAGAGGCAGCTTCGCAAGTGTAGTAGATGTGGTATTAGTGGGCACAACAGAGCAACTTGTAAAATACCAATATAG
- the LOC106399737 gene encoding peroxisomal and mitochondrial division factor 2, with protein MAEERSLNGEDDSFFDSDQNNDEISKRIESLTAEIEEMRGSEAKARRKMGEMEREIDKSEEEKKVLEAIAERSSELEAEKARLLQELVTAKAEKEEAEKEAEKLRDAISHKGDGIEELEKEVDELRMAKEENERRMKELEAKLNALEAKELEERNKKVRAGEEMRDRIDNKEKEVDELKEKVKSLESNVAEGRAEVEKWRTEKKVVEDTLRESEKRVAGLESEIVELERQMDESEKMISGLKNMVEPVNGVEAVRSWSPGAVSGVSGGAMAAVAVVAVAGAAVVLYVYRSKKA; from the coding sequence ATGGCGGAAGAGAGGAGCTTGAACGGCGAGGATGACAGTTTCTTCGATTCCGAtcaaaataacgacgaaatcaGCAAGAGAATCGAGAGCCTGACGGCGGAGATCGAGGAGATGAGAGGATCCGAAGCCAAGGCGAGGCGCAAGATGGGGGAGATGGAGAGGGAGATCGACAAatcggaggaggagaagaaggttCTCGAGGCTATAGCTGAGAGATCCTCCGAGCTCGAGGCCGAAAAGGCGAGGCTTCTGCAAGAACTCGTTACGGCTAAGGCTGAAAAGGAAGAGGCTGAGAAGGAGGCGGAGAAGCTCAGGGATGCGATTTCTCATAAGGGGGATGGGATCGAGGAGCTGGAGAAGGAGGTTGATGAGTTGAGGATGGCTAAAGAGGAGAACGAGAGGAGGATGAAGGAGTTGGAGGCAAAGCTTAATGCTTTGGAGGCGAAGGAGTTGGAGGAGAGGAACAAGAAGGTGAGAGCGGGGGAGGAGATGAGGGATAGGATTGATAACAAGGAGAAGGAGGTTGATGAGTTGAAGGAGAAGGTGAAGAGTTTGGAATCTAATGTGGCTGAAGGGAGAGCAGAGGTGGAGAAGTGGAGGACGGAGAAGAAGGTCGTGGAGGATACGCTGAGAGAGTCTGAGAAGAGAGTGGCGGGTTTGGAGTCTGAGATTGTGGAGCTGGAGAGACAGATGGATGAGTCTGAGAAGATGATTAGCGGGTTGAAGAACATGGTTGAGCCGGTTAATGGCGTAGAGGCTGTTAGGTCGTGGTCGCCTGGGGCTGTGAGTGGTGTTTCTGGTGGGGCTATGGCTGCTGTTGCGGTTGTTGCTGTGGCGGGAGCAGCTGTCGTCTTGTATGTTTACCGCTCGAAGAAGGCTTGA
- the BNAC05G04510D gene encoding uncharacterized protein BNAC05G04510D: MSDSILEKATSALSEAAKTDVFKDAVDNVVSRGIEGGKSLLHNLEEKKGEVSSKIVGAVSQFTGGGADSSATTADRDLPVSTDNQPLLASRETATPWWKSCCEILDLLKASSSSSSN; the protein is encoded by the exons ATGTCCGACTCCATTTTGGAAAAGGCCACCTCTGCTCTCAGTGAAGCCGCCAAAACCGATGTCTTCAAGGATGCAGTGGACAATGTTGTCTCAAGAGGCATTGAAGGAGGCAAATCCCTGCTGCACAATTTGGAGGAGAAGAAAGGTGAAGTCTCCTCCAAGATCGTTGGAGCTGTTTCACAGTTTACCGGTGGTGGCGCCGACTCCTCAGCCACAACCGCAGACCGTGACTTACCAGTTTCAACAGACAATCAG CCACTCCTAGCGTCCAGAGAGACGGCAACGCCATGGTGGAAGAGCTGCTGTGAAATTCTAGATCTTCTCAAggcatcatcatcctcatcatctaACTAG